From the genome of Prevotella herbatica, one region includes:
- a CDS encoding RagB/SusD family nutrient uptake outer membrane protein, translated as MKKILNILTLTVAALAFTSCDDLFEPAIENNLGLDYMYNNAGYAEGVLGNAYTRIPCGSFPFSEVGTDDAVSNDPANNYRKIASGSWTSDSNPTERWRDCRAGITYVNLFLSKADKVHWANDEVAAGMFKDREMGEAYGMRAMFMYYLLQAHGGYDEQGNLLGVPIVTASEDVNSEFNIPRNTFAECMKAIYDDCQKALELLPTNYADISSDAQIPTKYKGASTGQYNRVFGSIFNGRMNGAIVEAFRSKAALLAASPAFQASGAKWEDAANYSAQVLDRIGGVSGMDKNGWTWYSNNKEIDGLANGECPKEVLWRGEKSSNNDLETNNFPPSLYGKGLINPTQNFVNAFPDKNGYPITVSTIYSDTIPYANRDPRLAAYVVFNGGQVGVNNTAINTAADATDTKDNTKLNKDGINHFSGSSTRTGYYLRKLLRQDVNLDPTATSKQMHYTPRIRFTEIFLNYAEAANEAWGPTGNGGHGYSAYDIIAALHNRAGVGNDYLESIKTDKDKMRQLIHNERRIELSFEGFRFWDLRRWNAPLTEKAMGMSINSAKHTYSPVDVETRDYKDYMNYGPIPYTEVLKYDQLQQNKGWELK; from the coding sequence ATGAAAAAGATTTTAAATATATTGACTCTAACGGTTGCAGCTTTGGCTTTCACCTCGTGTGATGACCTCTTTGAACCGGCTATTGAGAATAATCTTGGTTTGGATTATATGTATAATAATGCTGGATATGCTGAGGGTGTACTCGGTAATGCCTATACACGTATTCCTTGCGGTTCTTTCCCTTTCAGTGAAGTGGGTACAGACGATGCCGTAAGCAATGATCCTGCAAATAACTATCGAAAGATAGCTTCAGGCAGTTGGACTTCTGATAGCAATCCTACAGAACGTTGGCGTGATTGTCGTGCTGGTATAACTTATGTCAACCTTTTCTTGAGTAAGGCAGACAAAGTGCATTGGGCTAACGACGAGGTTGCTGCTGGAATGTTCAAGGACAGAGAAATGGGTGAGGCTTATGGTATGCGTGCTATGTTCATGTATTATTTGCTTCAGGCTCATGGTGGATATGACGAACAGGGTAACTTGCTCGGTGTGCCAATCGTAACTGCTTCTGAGGATGTAAATTCAGAATTTAATATTCCTCGTAATACATTCGCTGAATGTATGAAAGCTATTTATGACGATTGTCAGAAGGCTTTAGAATTACTTCCTACAAATTACGCAGACATTTCTTCTGATGCTCAGATACCAACAAAGTATAAGGGTGCATCAACAGGTCAGTACAACCGCGTATTTGGTTCTATATTTAATGGCAGAATGAATGGAGCTATTGTTGAGGCATTCCGTTCAAAGGCAGCCCTTCTTGCAGCGAGTCCTGCATTTCAGGCTTCAGGTGCTAAATGGGAAGATGCTGCAAACTATTCCGCACAGGTGTTAGACCGTATCGGTGGTGTAAGTGGTATGGACAAGAATGGATGGACATGGTATTCAAATAACAAGGAAATTGATGGTCTTGCTAATGGTGAATGTCCAAAAGAAGTATTGTGGCGTGGTGAGAAAAGCTCAAACAATGATTTGGAAACTAACAATTTTCCTCCTTCTCTTTATGGTAAAGGGTTGATAAATCCTACACAGAATTTCGTAAATGCATTCCCAGATAAGAACGGATATCCTATCACTGTGTCAACTATTTACAGTGATACAATTCCTTATGCAAACCGCGATCCTAGACTCGCTGCTTATGTTGTATTTAATGGTGGACAGGTTGGTGTAAATAACACAGCAATCAATACTGCAGCAGACGCAACTGACACTAAGGATAATACTAAGCTAAATAAAGATGGTATCAACCACTTTAGCGGTAGCAGTACACGTACTGGTTACTATCTTCGTAAATTGCTGCGCCAGGATGTAAACTTGGACCCAACAGCGACATCAAAGCAGATGCACTATACTCCGAGAATACGTTTCACAGAGATCTTCCTTAACTATGCAGAGGCTGCAAATGAGGCTTGGGGACCAACAGGAAACGGCGGACATGGATATTCTGCGTATGATATCATTGCTGCTCTTCATAATCGCGCTGGTGTAGGTAATGATTATCTTGAATCAATAAAAACAGACAAGGATAAGATGCGTCAGTTGATTCATAATGAGCGTCGTATAGAACTTTCTTTCGAAGGCTTCCGCTTTTGGGATTTACGTCGTTGGAATGCTCCTCTTACAGAAAAAGCAATGGGTATGAGTATTAATTCCGCAAAACACACTTATTCTCCTGTTGATGTTGAAACTCGCGACTATAAGGATTACATGAACTATGGTCCGATTCCATATACCGAAGTTCTAAAGTATGATCAACTTCAGCAGAATAAGGGCTGGGAATTAAAATAA
- a CDS encoding response regulator transcription factor: MSETSNKMKPFHSVIIFMIFVVCAALSSMHNYKVTKDSIIQDMNQALSQTISQKENGYITPDTIINYRQHLKIDALRNRSFLYYACNNKGNVICSRKIKWNSQQYSVEFQSYANCSAADIMGLSDQRLPASILIIGILWAASSIWYFRRKYKGVIVLGNMVYSEDENSFYDLSKAPVFMTPMQEKLMMMFFSSTNHKLSKKQICDELWPKKPDASETLYTLVRRIKPIIQTRGNLKIISERGKDYILSVND; the protein is encoded by the coding sequence ATGAGTGAAACAAGCAACAAGATGAAACCATTCCATTCTGTTATCATATTTATGATATTCGTAGTTTGTGCGGCATTATCTAGTATGCACAACTACAAGGTAACCAAGGATTCAATAATCCAAGACATGAATCAAGCCTTGAGCCAAACAATATCCCAAAAAGAAAATGGATATATAACTCCTGATACGATAATCAATTATCGTCAACACCTGAAAATAGATGCATTGAGAAATCGTTCATTTCTATATTATGCCTGTAACAACAAGGGTAATGTAATTTGCAGCAGAAAAATAAAATGGAACTCACAACAGTATTCGGTTGAATTTCAAAGTTATGCCAATTGTTCTGCAGCCGACATTATGGGATTGTCTGACCAGCGGCTACCTGCTTCAATACTAATAATCGGTATTTTGTGGGCGGCATCGTCGATATGGTATTTCAGAAGAAAGTATAAGGGCGTAATTGTTTTAGGCAATATGGTGTATTCGGAAGATGAAAATTCTTTTTATGATCTAAGTAAGGCGCCTGTTTTTATGACTCCAATGCAGGAAAAACTAATGATGATGTTTTTCTCATCAACAAATCATAAACTCTCCAAAAAACAGATTTGTGATGAATTATGGCCAAAGAAACCAGATGCCAGTGAGACCTTATATACGTTGGTGAGGCGTATAAAGCCAATAATACAGACTAGAGGAAACCTTAAAATTATATCTGAAAGAGGCAAAGACTACATACTTAGCGTTAACGATTAA
- a CDS encoding endo-1,4-beta-xylanase: MKYNKIISFAAAAVLLCGCTDNDMFSQAPKEPGITGQYDYLNGYNKLKTYVDRNANPNFKLGTGVSAADYLGHKRAWTVTNENFDEFTPGNAMKFASVVGDDGTMNFSTVKDLVNKSAEAGLTIYGHTLCWHSQQNVTYLKSLLAPPNYFLHVTSTSSGKNAWDASVTYALSNPLVVDKTYVIKLKGKINAEEWASGDPVQLYFWPSCEKGTQYLSGFQLTKAWNEVSLEFKASQPIEKLNFEFGFLKGDFCIDDISLVEKGTDKNLILNSDFEDDNVSNWTFPSWLKQLSIIRDKEESANSGGEEAAKDSLNKVLDKWIGGMMTACDGKVKAFDAVNEPMSDHVPTELKTAGRDGSAKTNFFWQDYLGKDYARTVVALARKYGPSDLKLFINDYGLESATQNNAKCLGLIDMIKYWESDGVTKIDGIGTQMHVTCSLNPTTQKQNEDAVVNQFKLLAATGKLIKISELDMGLADAADKTLTTDSVNTEEEQNAQKAYYNFIIKAYFDNIPVAQRYGITLWSQTDSPAGSGWRPNEPIGIWNKDFVRKPAYAGFADGLAGK, from the coding sequence ATGAAATACAACAAGATAATTTCATTTGCAGCTGCTGCAGTGCTGTTATGTGGTTGTACTGACAATGATATGTTTAGCCAGGCTCCTAAGGAGCCTGGAATAACAGGTCAGTATGACTATCTAAATGGCTATAATAAGCTGAAGACATATGTAGACCGTAACGCTAATCCTAATTTTAAGTTGGGTACTGGTGTCAGTGCAGCCGACTATCTTGGCCATAAAAGGGCATGGACTGTTACCAATGAGAACTTTGATGAGTTTACTCCTGGTAATGCCATGAAGTTTGCCTCAGTTGTTGGCGATGATGGAACAATGAACTTTTCAACAGTAAAAGACCTTGTAAATAAGTCTGCTGAGGCTGGATTGACAATCTATGGTCACACACTTTGTTGGCATTCTCAACAGAATGTCACTTATTTAAAGAGCTTACTTGCTCCACCTAACTATTTCTTGCATGTAACATCTACAAGTTCTGGTAAGAATGCTTGGGATGCATCAGTAACATACGCCCTTTCTAATCCTTTGGTTGTTGACAAAACTTATGTTATAAAGCTTAAGGGTAAAATTAATGCTGAAGAATGGGCTTCGGGAGATCCTGTTCAGCTCTATTTTTGGCCTAGTTGTGAAAAAGGAACACAATATCTTAGTGGTTTTCAACTTACGAAAGCTTGGAACGAAGTGTCCTTGGAGTTCAAAGCATCACAGCCTATAGAAAAATTAAATTTTGAATTTGGTTTCTTAAAAGGTGATTTTTGTATAGATGACATATCACTTGTTGAGAAGGGAACAGATAAAAATCTTATATTAAATTCCGATTTTGAGGACGATAATGTTAGTAATTGGACCTTCCCTTCATGGCTTAAACAATTGTCAATTATTCGTGATAAGGAAGAGTCTGCTAACTCCGGAGGAGAAGAAGCTGCTAAGGACTCACTCAATAAAGTACTTGATAAGTGGATTGGTGGTATGATGACAGCTTGTGACGGTAAAGTTAAGGCTTTTGATGCAGTAAACGAACCTATGAGTGATCATGTTCCTACAGAACTTAAAACTGCAGGACGTGATGGTAGTGCAAAGACAAACTTCTTCTGGCAGGATTATCTTGGTAAAGATTATGCACGTACAGTTGTTGCGCTTGCTCGTAAGTATGGACCTTCAGATCTTAAATTGTTTATCAATGATTATGGTCTAGAGTCAGCAACCCAAAACAATGCCAAGTGTCTGGGATTAATTGATATGATTAAGTACTGGGAGAGTGACGGTGTTACAAAGATCGATGGTATCGGAACTCAGATGCACGTTACTTGTTCTCTTAATCCTACTACTCAGAAGCAGAATGAAGATGCTGTCGTTAATCAGTTCAAGTTGCTTGCTGCAACTGGCAAACTCATCAAAATCTCAGAACTTGATATGGGATTGGCTGACGCAGCTGATAAAACACTTACTACTGATAGTGTGAATACTGAGGAAGAACAGAATGCCCAGAAGGCTTATTACAACTTCATTATCAAGGCATACTTTGATAATATCCCTGTTGCTCAGCGCTATGGCATTACGTTATGGTCTCAGACTGATAGCCCTGCAGGTAGCGGATGGCGTCCTAACGAACCAATAGGTATTTGGAATAAGGACTTTGTACGCAAACCGGCTTATGCAGGTTTTGCAGATGGATTAGCTGGAAAATAA
- a CDS encoding DUF5627 domain-containing protein, with translation MKIKHIILSMLAVSAAFMTSSCENGDKDFGDFDYQTVYFAKQSPVRTITLGEDVYSTDLDNAHDFEVYVTLGGVEKNKVDRKVSIAVDESLCTGKTFEDGHSILALPKEYYQLSSNELTISKGQIMGCIKVHLTDAFFNDSKSTALNYVLPLKIVSAGSDSILATKNYTLYAVKYKNPYTGCWLSHGTDNIDYNGVKTTVTREPQYVEKYDLRYLATTSLKQCTYPITTTVTQKDSNGKDVEVEIIRNLVLTFDDAGNCTLSSNDADFAVTGTGKWTYHGAIKAWNNTDRDLIDLTYDATFKYNYGTEARYKKISTKESLIMRDRQSKYETFNFK, from the coding sequence ATGAAAATTAAACATATAATTCTGTCTATGCTTGCCGTTTCTGCAGCTTTCATGACTTCTTCATGCGAGAATGGCGACAAGGATTTCGGTGACTTTGATTACCAGACAGTTTATTTTGCTAAGCAGAGTCCTGTGCGTACAATAACATTAGGTGAGGATGTATATTCTACAGACCTAGACAATGCCCATGATTTTGAAGTTTACGTTACTCTTGGCGGTGTTGAGAAAAATAAGGTTGATCGTAAGGTTTCAATAGCTGTAGATGAATCTCTTTGTACAGGAAAGACTTTTGAGGATGGTCATTCAATATTGGCTCTACCAAAAGAGTATTATCAGTTGAGCTCTAATGAACTAACAATTAGCAAGGGACAAATCATGGGATGCATAAAGGTACATCTTACAGATGCTTTCTTTAATGATTCTAAGTCAACAGCATTAAACTATGTTTTGCCTTTGAAAATTGTGAGTGCAGGTAGTGATTCTATTCTTGCAACAAAGAATTATACTCTTTACGCAGTAAAATATAAGAATCCATACACTGGTTGTTGGTTGAGTCATGGTACTGATAATATTGACTATAATGGTGTAAAGACAACTGTTACTCGTGAACCTCAATACGTTGAGAAATATGATTTGCGCTATCTTGCTACAACATCTTTAAAGCAATGCACATATCCTATCACTACTACTGTGACTCAAAAGGATAGTAATGGAAAAGATGTTGAGGTTGAGATAATACGTAACTTGGTTCTTACATTTGATGATGCAGGCAACTGTACATTGAGTTCTAATGATGCTGATTTTGCAGTTACTGGTACTGGTAAGTGGACATATCATGGTGCAATAAAGGCATGGAATAATACAGATCGTGACCTTATTGACCTTACTTATGATGCTACATTTAAATACAACTATGGTACTGAAGCACGCTATAAAAAGATCTCAACAAAGGAGTCTTTGATAATGCGTGATCGCCAGAGTAAGTATGAAACATTTAATTTCAAATAA
- a CDS encoding TonB-dependent receptor produces MKKTCFLIMFAFSFNILNAQNTKEINLNEVTVNASRIVNKANGMIIIPTESQRKAATNGYSMLGKIGLPYIRIDETKHSITALGNQGDVQIRINNVIAAKEDMLAVNPVDIISIDFIDKPGVRYGEGVAYVINIVTRRDESGYTFGTDMMQSLTARSGNYSGYAKINHKNSELGLTYNLSYNDFRGNIYDEKAQYTLNDGSNYIISRDDIDSRSRNIEHTFELKYNLADSASYVFQTSLSANFEHTPGDYNKRLITDNVNEYISETRNNGNVKSPALDIYFFHKLGNHQNVTANFVGTAISTNEYNYNDEGSPYEYTTNGNTWSMMSEAIYENILNPVTVSAGIRNNIKYTKNKYGGSVDTTNRMHNYGTYIFGELKGHWNKLGYVGGFGISNQRYNQGENGYNYWLMRPKATISYSLNKNLVMNYSFEIYEHISKIAMISDTKIRENSREWTVGNSNLEPNRVTTHTLRLAYSTKGFNSKTDIEYRLNSNPNLAYYTRTEDNQFLYTQKNQHAINMLILQNSTRYDIIQNVISLSAYAGVYRFFNYGENYTHVLTSYNMGGRIQFYLGAFTITANADNGWKFMEGETWNKDAGTTDIVCSYHIGNCDLSIYLQHPFQNNPKINHAELVDKYIKKSMIMHSRDNGNMLTVNFAWKLSHGKRFQDIQRKMKNKDTQTGIL; encoded by the coding sequence ATGAAAAAAACTTGTTTTTTGATTATGTTTGCATTCTCTTTTAATATTCTGAATGCGCAAAACACAAAAGAAATCAATCTGAACGAAGTAACCGTTAACGCTTCCAGAATTGTGAACAAAGCTAACGGAATGATTATCATACCAACAGAATCACAACGAAAAGCTGCGACTAATGGATACAGCATGCTTGGTAAAATAGGACTTCCATATATAAGAATTGACGAGACAAAACATTCAATAACAGCCTTAGGCAATCAGGGAGACGTACAAATACGCATAAACAACGTTATTGCGGCAAAAGAAGATATGCTGGCTGTTAATCCAGTGGATATAATAAGCATAGATTTTATTGATAAACCAGGAGTTAGATATGGGGAAGGAGTTGCTTACGTCATCAACATTGTCACACGGCGTGATGAGTCTGGCTACACGTTTGGTACAGATATGATGCAATCTTTAACTGCAAGAAGCGGTAACTATAGCGGTTACGCAAAGATTAACCATAAAAATTCAGAACTGGGACTGACTTATAATTTATCATATAATGATTTTAGAGGAAACATATATGATGAAAAAGCCCAATATACGCTTAATGATGGTTCAAACTACATCATTTCACGCGATGATATCGATTCACGTTCGCGTAATATAGAACATACATTTGAACTAAAATACAACCTCGCTGATTCTGCTTCATATGTTTTCCAGACATCATTGTCGGCTAATTTTGAGCATACGCCCGGAGACTATAACAAAAGACTTATAACTGACAACGTAAACGAATATATATCTGAAACAAGAAACAATGGAAACGTAAAGTCACCAGCCCTTGATATTTATTTCTTTCATAAGCTTGGTAATCATCAAAACGTCACAGCAAATTTTGTTGGTACTGCTATTTCTACAAATGAGTACAACTACAACGACGAAGGTAGCCCTTATGAATATACCACAAACGGAAATACTTGGTCTATGATGTCTGAGGCAATATATGAAAATATATTAAATCCTGTCACGGTATCTGCAGGAATACGCAATAATATAAAATACACCAAAAACAAATATGGTGGCAGTGTAGATACTACAAACAGAATGCACAACTATGGAACATATATTTTCGGAGAACTGAAAGGACATTGGAATAAATTGGGATATGTGGGAGGGTTTGGAATTTCAAATCAAAGATATAATCAAGGGGAAAACGGCTATAACTATTGGCTGATGCGTCCAAAAGCTACGATAAGTTATTCGCTAAACAAAAACTTGGTTATGAATTATAGCTTTGAGATTTATGAGCATATATCTAAAATAGCAATGATCAGTGATACTAAAATACGCGAGAATAGTAGAGAATGGACAGTTGGAAATTCAAATCTTGAACCAAACAGAGTTACTACTCATACCTTAAGACTGGCATATAGCACAAAAGGATTTAACAGCAAAACAGATATTGAATATAGATTGAACTCAAATCCAAATTTAGCATATTATACCAGAACAGAAGATAACCAATTTCTTTATACACAGAAAAATCAGCATGCTATCAATATGCTTATCTTGCAAAACTCAACAAGGTATGACATAATTCAAAATGTTATTTCACTTTCTGCATACGCTGGGGTATATCGTTTCTTTAATTATGGAGAGAACTACACGCATGTGCTCACTTCGTATAATATGGGAGGGCGCATACAGTTTTATTTGGGGGCTTTCACAATTACAGCAAATGCAGATAACGGTTGGAAGTTTATGGAAGGCGAAACATGGAACAAAGATGCTGGCACAACAGATATCGTATGTTCATATCATATTGGTAACTGTGACTTATCAATATACTTGCAACACCCATTTCAAAATAATCCAAAGATAAACCATGCAGAACTTGTGGATAAATACATTAAGAAGTCTATGATAATGCATAGCCGTGATAACGGAAATATGTTAACCGTAAACTTTGCATGGAAATTAAGTCATGGTAAAAGATTTCAAGACATACAAAGAAAAATGAAAAACAAAGATACTCAAACTGGTATATTATAA
- a CDS encoding glycoside hydrolase family 43 protein, which produces MIVKTILAAMLAALSLSSNAQTATFKSFSYKGNDTRFNKSIDNSKQFYNPILAGFYPDPSICRVGDTFYLVNSSFSFYPGVPLSTSKDLVNWKPLGHVLDRKSQLPLTHQRISGGIFAPAISYNQKNKTFYMITTNVGAGNFFVKTKDPSKGWSEPIYLPKVNGIDPSFFFDKNGQGYIVHNAPVDGGADYEGQRAIRIFKFDVNGDSIIGNHTQIVRGGTHVQKNPIWIEGPHLFRVGKYYYLMCAEGGTCDWHSEVIFRATNPMGPWIECPNNPILTQRTGLDPKRPDIVTSTGHADIVQSKSGDWWAVFLGCRPYQDDFYNTGRDTYLLPVTWKNGWPEILEKGKAVPTVLSKTDWQKKYNVADVNHMTGNFTYTDNFKDGTLDNRWIFLRNPSDFYKFTDGGLEINAKAVNISQPESPSAIFVRQQHNTFTAETELTFNPSDEHQLAGLVLLQNEEYNFVFGKTMRDGKSVVTLKRSERTNVTVASATLDNSESQQPLRLKVEGDGRYYSFYYAAGNGAWKLLASGVDAVNLSTHQSGGFIGACIGLYATLSNK; this is translated from the coding sequence ATGATAGTAAAAACAATATTAGCTGCAATGCTGGCAGCGTTGAGTCTGTCTTCTAATGCTCAAACTGCCACATTTAAGAGTTTCAGTTATAAAGGTAATGATACTCGATTCAATAAGAGTATTGATAACAGTAAGCAATTCTATAATCCAATTCTAGCTGGTTTCTATCCTGATCCGTCTATATGCAGGGTTGGTGATACATTTTATCTTGTAAATTCTTCATTTTCGTTTTATCCAGGTGTGCCTTTGTCAACAAGTAAGGACTTGGTAAATTGGAAACCATTAGGACATGTACTTGATCGTAAGTCGCAACTTCCACTTACACATCAGCGTATAAGTGGTGGTATATTCGCACCTGCAATATCATATAATCAGAAGAATAAGACTTTTTATATGATAACAACTAATGTTGGTGCTGGTAACTTTTTCGTAAAAACAAAAGATCCTTCAAAAGGTTGGAGTGAGCCTATCTATTTACCAAAAGTTAACGGAATAGATCCTTCTTTCTTCTTCGATAAAAACGGGCAGGGATATATCGTCCACAATGCTCCTGTTGACGGTGGAGCTGATTATGAAGGACAACGTGCTATACGAATATTCAAGTTTGATGTCAATGGCGATAGTATCATTGGTAATCATACTCAGATTGTGCGTGGAGGAACTCATGTTCAGAAAAATCCTATATGGATAGAAGGTCCTCATCTTTTCCGTGTAGGTAAGTATTATTATCTGATGTGTGCTGAGGGTGGTACGTGTGATTGGCATAGTGAGGTTATATTCCGTGCGACTAATCCTATGGGACCATGGATAGAATGTCCAAACAATCCAATCCTTACTCAGCGTACAGGTCTAGATCCTAAGCGCCCTGACATAGTTACAAGTACTGGTCATGCTGACATTGTACAGAGTAAGAGTGGAGACTGGTGGGCTGTGTTTTTAGGTTGTCGCCCTTACCAAGATGATTTCTACAACACAGGACGTGATACATATTTATTGCCAGTTACATGGAAGAACGGATGGCCAGAGATTTTAGAGAAAGGTAAAGCTGTGCCTACCGTATTATCAAAAACAGACTGGCAGAAGAAATATAATGTAGCTGATGTCAATCATATGACAGGTAATTTTACATATACTGATAACTTCAAAGATGGCACATTGGACAATCGTTGGATATTCTTAAGAAATCCTTCTGATTTCTATAAGTTCACAGATGGTGGATTAGAGATTAACGCTAAAGCGGTTAACATAAGTCAACCAGAATCTCCTTCCGCAATCTTTGTACGTCAACAGCATAATACATTCACAGCAGAGACAGAACTTACCTTCAATCCGTCTGACGAACATCAGCTTGCTGGATTGGTATTGTTGCAGAACGAGGAATACAATTTTGTATTTGGAAAGACTATGCGTGATGGAAAGTCTGTTGTTACATTGAAAAGGTCAGAAAGAACAAATGTCACAGTTGCTTCTGCAACTCTTGATAATAGCGAATCACAACAGCCGTTGCGTCTTAAAGTAGAAGGTGATGGTCGTTACTATAGTTTTTACTATGCGGCAGGTAATGGTGCATGGAAACTATTGGCGAGTGGAGTTGACGCAGTCAACTTGAGTACTCATCAGAGTGGTGGTTTTATTGGTGCATGTATTGGCTTGTATGCTACATTAAGTAATAAGTAA